The following proteins come from a genomic window of Caldisericia bacterium:
- a CDS encoding lipoate--protein ligase family protein → MKTSIPTQRKNKLILINSNSLDIYKNFEKEREILKMCDDDTFVLRFWRNNPCVVIGKFQKEEYEVNIDYIKSKNIPIIRRFTGGGTVYHDEGTLNISFCKNKNLYIFSKYFYEEGRGITEIILESIKSFGINAYIGVRNSIFVEEKKVLGSAMAIKGNAFLYHASILVNTDIETLRSVIKWKEIYPKNTRSVVKSVRSEVINLTDLKPLSMDELKRKILENFIRYLKINYVKEID, encoded by the coding sequence ATGAAAACTTCCATCCCCACTCAAAGAAAAAATAAACTGATTTTAATAAATTCAAACTCCCTTGATATTTACAAAAACTTTGAAAAGGAAAGGGAAATTCTTAAGATGTGTGATGATGATACATTTGTGCTACGCTTTTGGAGAAACAATCCGTGTGTTGTTATAGGAAAATTCCAGAAAGAGGAGTACGAAGTAAATATTGACTATATTAAAAGCAAAAACATACCGATTATAAGAAGATTTACAGGTGGTGGAACAGTCTATCACGATGAGGGAACTTTGAACATAAGCTTTTGCAAAAACAAAAATCTTTACATATTTTCAAAATATTTTTATGAAGAGGGAAGGGGAATTACAGAGATAATTTTAGAGAGCATAAAGAGTTTTGGTATAAATGCATACATCGGCGTAAGAAACTCAATATTTGTAGAAGAGAAAAAGGTGTTAGGTTCTGCAATGGCTATTAAAGGAAACGCATTCCTTTATCATGCATCTATCCTTGTGAACACCGATATTGAAACATTGAGAAGTGTTATAAAATGGAAAGAGATCTATCCAAAAAATACAAGAAGTGTTGTTAAGAGTGTGAGAAGCGAAGTCATAAATTTGACAGACTTAAAGCCTTTATCAATGGATGA